One stretch of Bos indicus x Bos taurus breed Angus x Brahman F1 hybrid chromosome 22, Bos_hybrid_MaternalHap_v2.0, whole genome shotgun sequence DNA includes these proteins:
- the ZNF619 gene encoding LOW QUALITY PROTEIN: zinc finger protein 619 (The sequence of the model RefSeq protein was modified relative to this genomic sequence to represent the inferred CDS: substituted 3 bases at 3 genomic stop codons), whose translation MGQPGLCAEGPVQGGDAGELPKHNFLDSISIPQTRSDLLAGARGRTRAPGSLDTGQGRGPERHLRRITCNAXXFSDIMLCFHHARWXNKTENGRQTAELRISKGPESHKLITEVLLVDVPRHPLFENSLEKLQLYDPGKKKHSKNGDFTDLPVQDHPSSTVEREEIARQLQGSRGVCMHLITKQGLPREQVFYNCGECGRYFNQHSDLHQHQRIHMDKKPYKCKERGKAFRYNSKLSRHQKIHIGEKPYSCQECGQAFNQNSHLLQHQKLHGGEKPYECKDCGKTFSYNSKLIWHQRIHTGEKPFKCKECGKAFKCNYDRVIHERIHTGEKPYECKECGKSFSSNSVLIQHQRIHTGEKPYKCKECSKAFHRSSLFLQHQRFHTGEKLYKCNECWKTFSCSSRFIVHQRIHTGEKPYECQECGKAFNQKITLVQHQRVHTGEKPYECKVCGKSFRWSTSFIHHQKLHTRKKPDRVTRPSPVKPCRPTSVLSPLSPQHARPAPATPGAPLSCPRAPLLPPSVPLFLLLPSSEMAMSSPVQVVHFFQNHASPWKSTTHSLNPLPHSL comes from the exons ATGGGCCAGCCTGGACTCTGCGCAGAGGGCCCTGTACAGGGAGGTGATGCTGGAGAATTACCCAAACATAACTTCCTTGA CAGCATTTCCATTCCCCAAACCAGATCTGATCTTCTGGCTGGAGCGAGGGGAAGAACCAGGGCGCCTGGATCCCTGGACACTGGTCAGGGGAGAGGACCCGAGAGGCACCTGCGGAG AATCACTTGCAACGCTT agtgattcagtgatATCATGTTATGTTTTCATCATGCTAGGTGGTAAAACAAGACTGAGAATGGAAGGCAGACTGCAGAGCTGAGGATTTCAAAGGGACCAGAGTCTCACAAGTTGATAACGGAGGTGCTGCTGGTGGATGTTCCCAGGCACCCTCTCTTTGAGAACAGCTTAGAGAAGCTGCAGCTGTATGACCCAGGGAAGAAAAAACACTCAAAGAACGGCGATTTCACAGATTTGCCAGTCCAGGATCATCCATCCTCCACTGTTGAAAGAGAAGAGATAGCCAGACAATTGCAAGGAAGCCGTGGTGTCTGCATGCATCTCATTACTAAGCAGGGCCTCCCTAGAGAACAGGTATTTTATAATTGTGGTGAGTGTGGCAGATATTTCAACCAACATTCAGACCTTCACCAGCATCAGAGAATTCACATGGACAAGAAGCCCTACAAATGCAAAGAACGTGGCAAAGCCTTCAGATATAACTCAAAACTGTCACGGCACCAGAAGATCCACATTGGGGAGAAACCGTACTCTTGCCAGGAATGTGGACAAGCTTTCAATCAAAACTCGCACCTCCTTCAGCATCAGAAACTCCACGGGGGAGAGAAGCCCTACGAATGTAAGGACTGTGGGAAAACCTTCAGCTACAACTCAAAACTTATCTGGCATCAGCGAATCCACACTGGGGAGAAACCCTTTAAgtgtaaggaatgtgggaaggcctttaaGTGTAACTATGACCGTGTCATCCATGAGCGAATTCACACTGGGGAGAAGCCGTACGAATGTAAGGAGTGTGGGAAAAGCTTCAGTTCAAATTCAGTCCTGATTCAGCATCAGAGgatccacactggagagaaaccttacaaatgtaagGAGTGCAGCAAGGCTTTCCACCGGAGTTCACtgtttctccagcaccagaggTTCCACACTGGGGAAAAGCTCTATAAATGTAACGAATGTTGGAAAACTTTCAGTTGTAGCTCACGCTTTATAGTACATCAGAGGATCCACACTGGGGAGAAACCTTATGAATGCCAGGAGTGTGGGAAGGCGTTCAATCAGAAAATCACCCTGGTTCAGCATCAGCGAGTTCACACTGGGGAGAAACCTTATGAGTGTAAAGTGTGTGGGAAATCCTTCAGATGGAGCACAAGTTTCATTCACCATCAGAAACTGCACACCAGGAAGAAACCCGACCGAGTTACAAGGCCATCCCCAGTGAAGCCCTGCCGCCCCACTTCAGTCCTATCCCCTCTGTCTCCCCAACATGCGCGACCTGCCCCAGCCACGCCAGGGGCGCCCCTGTCTTGTCCACGGGCACCGCTGCTTCCTCCTTCTGTGCCTCTCTTCCTGCTGCTCCCCTCATCGGAAATGGCCATGTCTTCACCTGTCCAAGTTGTGCATTTCTTTCAGAATCATGCTTCTCCTTGGAAGTCAACTACTCATAGCCTGAACCCTTTACCTCATTCCCTGTGA